From Opisthocomus hoazin isolate bOpiHoa1 chromosome 10, bOpiHoa1.hap1, whole genome shotgun sequence, a single genomic window includes:
- the CHRNA5 gene encoding neuronal acetylcholine receptor subunit alpha-5 isoform X3 → MTTNVWLKQEWIDAKLRWNPEDYAGITSIRVPSDSIWIPDIVLYDNADGRFEGTSTKTVVKYDGTIAWTPPANYKSSCTIDVTFFPFDLQNCSMKFGSWTYDGSQVDIILEDYDVDKRDFFDNGEWEIVTATGSKGNRTDGCCWYPFVTYSFIIRRLPLFYTLFLIIPCIGLSFLTVLVFYLPSNEGEKISLCTSVLVSLTVFLLVIEEIIPSSSKVIPLIGEYLVFTMIFVTLSIVITVFAINIHHRSSSTHNAMAPWVRKIFLHKLPKLLCMRSHVDRYFAQKEEAGNMNGSESSRNTLEAALDSVRYITRHVMKENEVREVVEDWKFIAQVLDRMFLWTFLLVSIIGSLVLFIPVIHKWASIIVPTHIGSTNA, encoded by the exons ATGACAACGAATGTCTGGTTGAAACAG GAATGGATAGATGCAAAATTAAGGTGGAATCCTGAAGATTATGCTGGAATAACATCTATTCGTGTTCCATCAGATTCTATTTGGATTCCAGATATCGTGTTGTATGACAA TGCGGACGGACGTTTTGAGGGAACGTCTACGAAAACTGTGGTGAAATATGATGGAACCATTGCTTGGACTCCACCAGCAAACTACAAAAGTTCTTGTACTATTGATGTAACCTTCTTCCCCTTTGACCTCCAAAATTGCTCTATGAAATTTGGTTCCTGGACTTACGATGGCTCCCAGGTTGATATAATTCTTGAAGATTATGATGTAGACAAAAGAGACTTTTTTGATAATGGAGAATGGGAAATAGTGACTGCAACAGGGAGCAAAGGAAACAGGACTGATGGATGCTGCTGGTATCCTTTTGTTACGTACTCATTTATAATTAGACGTTTGCCACTTTTTTACACATTGTTTCTCATTATTCCTTGTATTGGGCTTTCATTTCTAACTGTCCTTGTCTTCTATCTTCCTTCAAATGAAGGTGAAAAAATTTCACTTTGCACTTCAGTACTGGTATCTTtgactgtttttcttcttgttattgAAGAGATTATTCCATCGTCTTCTAAAGTTATCCCACTTATAGGCGAGTACTTGGTGTTTACTATGATATTTGTTACTTTGTCCATTGTGATAACTGTCTTTGCTATCAATATTCATCATCGCTCTTCGTCTACACACAATGCTATGGCACCATGGGTTCGCAAGATATTTCTTCACAAACTTCCCAAGCTGCTTTGCATGAGAAGTCACGTAGATAGATACTTTGCTCagaaggaggaagcaggaaacATGAATGGATCAGAATCATCTAGGAACACCTTGGAAGCAGCTCTAGATTCTGTCCGATATATTACAAGGCATGTTATGAAGGAGAATGAAGTTCGTGAG gttgttGAAGACTGGAAATTTATTGCTCAGGTGCTTGATCGAATGTTCTTATGGACTTTTCTTCTGGTTTCAATAATTGGATCACTTGTGTTATTTATTCCTGTTATTCATAAATGGGCAAGTATAATagtacctacacatataggcagtACAAATGCATGA
- the CHRNA5 gene encoding neuronal acetylcholine receptor subunit alpha-5 isoform X4, which produces MAELGARPRCRHSPLLLLTCLFAPLLGKPGAGPAARAPHAGTSEPSFIAKSEDRLFKHLFEDYQRWVRPVEHLNDTIKIKFGLAISQLVDVDEKNQLMTTNVWLKQEWIDAKLRWNPEDYAGITSIRVPSDSIWIPDIVLYDNADGRFEGTSTKTVVKYDGTIAWTPPANYKSSCTIDVTFFPFDLQNCSMKFGSWTYDGSQVDIILEDYDVDKRDFFDNGEWEIVTATGSKGNRTDGCCCCFA; this is translated from the exons ATGGCCGAGCTCGGagcccggccgcgctgccgccactcccccctgctcctcctcaccTGCCTCTTCGCGCCTCTCCTCGGCAAGCCCGGAgctggccccgccgcccgcgcccctcATGCGG gTACATCTGAACCTTCTTTTATTGCTAAAAGTGAAGATCGTTTGTTTAAACACTTATTTGAAGACTATCAAAGATGGGTTCGTCCAGTGGAACACTTGAATGacacaataaaaataaagtttGGCCTTGCAATCTCTCAGCTAGTAGATGTG GATGAGAAGAATCAATTGATGACAACGAATGTCTGGTTGAAACAG GAATGGATAGATGCAAAATTAAGGTGGAATCCTGAAGATTATGCTGGAATAACATCTATTCGTGTTCCATCAGATTCTATTTGGATTCCAGATATCGTGTTGTATGACAA TGCGGACGGACGTTTTGAGGGAACGTCTACGAAAACTGTGGTGAAATATGATGGAACCATTGCTTGGACTCCACCAGCAAACTACAAAAGTTCTTGTACTATTGATGTAACCTTCTTCCCCTTTGACCTCCAAAATTGCTCTATGAAATTTGGTTCCTGGACTTACGATGGCTCCCAGGTTGATATAATTCTTGAAGATTATGATGTAGACAAAAGAGACTTTTTTGATAATGGAGAATGGGAAATAGTGACTGCAACAGGGAGCAAAGGAAACAGGACTGATGGATGCTGCTG CTGCTTTGCATGA
- the CHRNA5 gene encoding neuronal acetylcholine receptor subunit alpha-5 isoform X1 — MAELGARPRCRHSPLLLLTCLFAPLLGKPGAGPAARAPHAGTSEPSFIAKSEDRLFKHLFEDYQRWVRPVEHLNDTIKIKFGLAISQLVDVDEKNQLMTTNVWLKQEWIDAKLRWNPEDYAGITSIRVPSDSIWIPDIVLYDNADGRFEGTSTKTVVKYDGTIAWTPPANYKSSCTIDVTFFPFDLQNCSMKFGSWTYDGSQVDIILEDYDVDKRDFFDNGEWEIVTATGSKGNRTDGCCWYPFVTYSFIIRRLPLFYTLFLIIPCIGLSFLTVLVFYLPSNEGEKISLCTSVLVSLTVFLLVIEEIIPSSSKVIPLIGEYLVFTMIFVTLSIVITVFAINIHHRSSSTHNAMAPWVRKIFLHKLPKLLCMRSHVDRYFAQKEEAGNMNGSESSRNTLEAALDSVRYITRHVMKENEVREVVEDWKFIAQVLDRMFLWTFLLVSIIGSLVLFIPVIHKWASIIVPTHIGSTNA; from the exons ATGGCCGAGCTCGGagcccggccgcgctgccgccactcccccctgctcctcctcaccTGCCTCTTCGCGCCTCTCCTCGGCAAGCCCGGAgctggccccgccgcccgcgcccctcATGCGG gTACATCTGAACCTTCTTTTATTGCTAAAAGTGAAGATCGTTTGTTTAAACACTTATTTGAAGACTATCAAAGATGGGTTCGTCCAGTGGAACACTTGAATGacacaataaaaataaagtttGGCCTTGCAATCTCTCAGCTAGTAGATGTG GATGAGAAGAATCAATTGATGACAACGAATGTCTGGTTGAAACAG GAATGGATAGATGCAAAATTAAGGTGGAATCCTGAAGATTATGCTGGAATAACATCTATTCGTGTTCCATCAGATTCTATTTGGATTCCAGATATCGTGTTGTATGACAA TGCGGACGGACGTTTTGAGGGAACGTCTACGAAAACTGTGGTGAAATATGATGGAACCATTGCTTGGACTCCACCAGCAAACTACAAAAGTTCTTGTACTATTGATGTAACCTTCTTCCCCTTTGACCTCCAAAATTGCTCTATGAAATTTGGTTCCTGGACTTACGATGGCTCCCAGGTTGATATAATTCTTGAAGATTATGATGTAGACAAAAGAGACTTTTTTGATAATGGAGAATGGGAAATAGTGACTGCAACAGGGAGCAAAGGAAACAGGACTGATGGATGCTGCTGGTATCCTTTTGTTACGTACTCATTTATAATTAGACGTTTGCCACTTTTTTACACATTGTTTCTCATTATTCCTTGTATTGGGCTTTCATTTCTAACTGTCCTTGTCTTCTATCTTCCTTCAAATGAAGGTGAAAAAATTTCACTTTGCACTTCAGTACTGGTATCTTtgactgtttttcttcttgttattgAAGAGATTATTCCATCGTCTTCTAAAGTTATCCCACTTATAGGCGAGTACTTGGTGTTTACTATGATATTTGTTACTTTGTCCATTGTGATAACTGTCTTTGCTATCAATATTCATCATCGCTCTTCGTCTACACACAATGCTATGGCACCATGGGTTCGCAAGATATTTCTTCACAAACTTCCCAAGCTGCTTTGCATGAGAAGTCACGTAGATAGATACTTTGCTCagaaggaggaagcaggaaacATGAATGGATCAGAATCATCTAGGAACACCTTGGAAGCAGCTCTAGATTCTGTCCGATATATTACAAGGCATGTTATGAAGGAGAATGAAGTTCGTGAG gttgttGAAGACTGGAAATTTATTGCTCAGGTGCTTGATCGAATGTTCTTATGGACTTTTCTTCTGGTTTCAATAATTGGATCACTTGTGTTATTTATTCCTGTTATTCATAAATGGGCAAGTATAATagtacctacacatataggcagtACAAATGCATGA
- the CHRNA5 gene encoding neuronal acetylcholine receptor subunit alpha-5 isoform X2, which yields MAELGARPRCRHSPLLLLTCLFAPLLGKPGAGPAARAPHAGTSEPSFIAKSEDRLFKHLFEDYQRWVRPVEHLNDTIKIKFGLAISQLVDVEWIDAKLRWNPEDYAGITSIRVPSDSIWIPDIVLYDNADGRFEGTSTKTVVKYDGTIAWTPPANYKSSCTIDVTFFPFDLQNCSMKFGSWTYDGSQVDIILEDYDVDKRDFFDNGEWEIVTATGSKGNRTDGCCWYPFVTYSFIIRRLPLFYTLFLIIPCIGLSFLTVLVFYLPSNEGEKISLCTSVLVSLTVFLLVIEEIIPSSSKVIPLIGEYLVFTMIFVTLSIVITVFAINIHHRSSSTHNAMAPWVRKIFLHKLPKLLCMRSHVDRYFAQKEEAGNMNGSESSRNTLEAALDSVRYITRHVMKENEVREVVEDWKFIAQVLDRMFLWTFLLVSIIGSLVLFIPVIHKWASIIVPTHIGSTNA from the exons ATGGCCGAGCTCGGagcccggccgcgctgccgccactcccccctgctcctcctcaccTGCCTCTTCGCGCCTCTCCTCGGCAAGCCCGGAgctggccccgccgcccgcgcccctcATGCGG gTACATCTGAACCTTCTTTTATTGCTAAAAGTGAAGATCGTTTGTTTAAACACTTATTTGAAGACTATCAAAGATGGGTTCGTCCAGTGGAACACTTGAATGacacaataaaaataaagtttGGCCTTGCAATCTCTCAGCTAGTAGATGTG GAATGGATAGATGCAAAATTAAGGTGGAATCCTGAAGATTATGCTGGAATAACATCTATTCGTGTTCCATCAGATTCTATTTGGATTCCAGATATCGTGTTGTATGACAA TGCGGACGGACGTTTTGAGGGAACGTCTACGAAAACTGTGGTGAAATATGATGGAACCATTGCTTGGACTCCACCAGCAAACTACAAAAGTTCTTGTACTATTGATGTAACCTTCTTCCCCTTTGACCTCCAAAATTGCTCTATGAAATTTGGTTCCTGGACTTACGATGGCTCCCAGGTTGATATAATTCTTGAAGATTATGATGTAGACAAAAGAGACTTTTTTGATAATGGAGAATGGGAAATAGTGACTGCAACAGGGAGCAAAGGAAACAGGACTGATGGATGCTGCTGGTATCCTTTTGTTACGTACTCATTTATAATTAGACGTTTGCCACTTTTTTACACATTGTTTCTCATTATTCCTTGTATTGGGCTTTCATTTCTAACTGTCCTTGTCTTCTATCTTCCTTCAAATGAAGGTGAAAAAATTTCACTTTGCACTTCAGTACTGGTATCTTtgactgtttttcttcttgttattgAAGAGATTATTCCATCGTCTTCTAAAGTTATCCCACTTATAGGCGAGTACTTGGTGTTTACTATGATATTTGTTACTTTGTCCATTGTGATAACTGTCTTTGCTATCAATATTCATCATCGCTCTTCGTCTACACACAATGCTATGGCACCATGGGTTCGCAAGATATTTCTTCACAAACTTCCCAAGCTGCTTTGCATGAGAAGTCACGTAGATAGATACTTTGCTCagaaggaggaagcaggaaacATGAATGGATCAGAATCATCTAGGAACACCTTGGAAGCAGCTCTAGATTCTGTCCGATATATTACAAGGCATGTTATGAAGGAGAATGAAGTTCGTGAG gttgttGAAGACTGGAAATTTATTGCTCAGGTGCTTGATCGAATGTTCTTATGGACTTTTCTTCTGGTTTCAATAATTGGATCACTTGTGTTATTTATTCCTGTTATTCATAAATGGGCAAGTATAATagtacctacacatataggcagtACAAATGCATGA
- the CHRNA3 gene encoding neuronal acetylcholine receptor subunit alpha-3 translates to MESTHAFLLTAAVCFLCQGCGGSEAEHRLYAALFESYNQFVRPVKNVSDPVIIQFEVSMSQLVKVDEVNQIMETNLWLKHIWNDYKLQWNPADYGGAEFIRVPSGQIWKPDIVLYNNAIGDFQVDDKTKALLKYTGDVTWIPPAIFKSSCKIDVTYFPFDYQNCTMKFGSWSYDKAQIDLVLIGSTMNLKEYWESGEWAIIKAPGYKHDIKYNCCEEIYPDITYSLYIRRLPLFYTINMIIPCLLISFLTVLVFYLPSDCGEKVTLCISVLLSLTVFLLVITETIPSTSLVIPLIGEYLLFTMIFVTLSIVITVFVLNVHYRTPKTHTMPVWVRTIFLNLLPRIMFMTRPASDEENNQKPKSFFTSEFSNFNCFNGSETKCCKDGFVCQDMACSCCQYQRMKFSDFSGNLTRSSSSESVDPLFSFSVLSPEMRDAIESVKYIAENMKMQNEAKEIQDDWKYVAMVIDRIFLWVFILVCILGTAGLFLQPLMAGDEM, encoded by the exons ATGGAGAGCACGCACGCTTTCCTTCtaactgctgctgtttgctttctctgtcaAG GCTGCGGCGGCTCCGAGGCCGAGCACCGGCTCTACGCGGCCCTCTTCGAGAGCTACAACCAGTTCGTCCGCCCCGTCAAGAACGTCTCGGACCCGGTCATCATCCAGTTCGAGGTGTCCATGTCGCAGCTGGTGAAGGTG GACGAAGTCAACCAGATAATGGAAACCAACTTGTGGCTGAAGCAC ATCTGGAATGACTACAAGCTTCAGTGGAATCCAGCAGATTACGGAGGTGCTGAATTCATCCGAGTACCATCTGGCCAGATCTGGAAGCCAGATATTGTTTTATATAACAA TGCCATTGGGGATTTCCAGGTTGACGACAAGACAAAGGCGCTATTAAAATACACGGGCGATGTGACCTGGATACCGCCGGCTATATTTAAAAGCTCATGTAAAATAGATGTGACCTACTTCCCATTTGACTATCAGAACTGCACCATGAAGTTTGGCTCCTGGTCTTATGATAAAGCCCAAATTGACTTAGTTTTAATTGGCTCGACAATGAACCTGAAGGAATACTGGGAGAGTGGAGAATGGGCTATTATTAAAGCTCCTGGGTATAAACATGACATCAAATACAACTGCTGTGAAGAGATCTATCCAGACATCACATATTCTCTTTACATCAGGCGTTTGCCTTTATTTTACACTATCAATATGATTATTCCATGTCTGCTGATTTCTTTCCTGACTGTGTTAGTTTTCTATTTGCCTTCAGACTGTGGTGAGAAGGTGACACTCTGCATATCAGTCCTTCTGTCTTTAACAGTGTTCCTTCTTGTTATCACAGAAACCATACCTTCTACTTCCCTGGTAATTCCACTTATTGGGGAATACCTGCTTTTCACCATGATATTTGTAACTCTGTCTATCGTCATTACGGTATTTGTACTTAATGTGCACTACAGAACACCCAAGACGCACACAATGCCTGTGTGGGTGAGAACCATTTTCCTGAACTTACTTCCCAGGATCATGTTTATGACAAGGCCTGCCAGTGATGAGGAGAATAATCAGAAGCCAAAATCGTTTTTCACTTCTGAGTTTTCAAACTTCAATTGCTTCAACGGTTCTGAAACCAAATGCTGCAAAGATGGCTTTGTATGTCAAGATATGGCGTGCAGCTGTTGTCAGTATCAACGAATGAAGTTCTCGGATTTCAGTGGCAATCTCACAAGAAGTTCAAGCTCTGAGTCTGTAGAtcctctgttttcattttcagttctgtCACCAGAAATGAGAGATGCTATTGAAAGTGTTAAATACAttgcagaaaatatgaaaatgcagAATGAAGCAAAAGAG attcaGGATGACTGGAAATACGTTGCCATGGTAATCGATCgtatttttctgtgggttttcaTCCTGGTATGTATTCTAGGAACAGCAGGATTGTTTTTACAACCTTTGATGGCTGGAGACGAAATGTAA